The genomic interval CCGGTGTAGCTGTACTCGATGCCCGCCTGTTGCAGCATGCGGCCCATCAGGCCAATATCGGCACGGCCATAGATCTGCCAGATGGTGCCCACCACATTCCAGGGAATCAGCAGCGACAGCGCCACCACCACCAGCACGGCGGACGACTTCCAGCCCTGCGCGGGCATGGACAGCGCCAGCAGGATGCCCAGCGGAATCTCCACCGCCAGCACGGCCAGCGAGAAGGTGAGCTGGCGCCACAGCGCAGCATGCAGTTCCTCGTCGCGCATCACCGCCGCAAACCACTCGGTGCCGACAAACACCCGGCGATCGGGCGAAATGATGTCCTGCACTGAATAGTTGACCACCGTCATCAGCGGCACGATGGCCGAGAAGGCCACGCAGATGATGACCGGCAGGATCAGGAACCACGCCTTCTGGTTCACCGGTTTCGTTGTCGAACTCATGTTCGTTCTCCACAAAGTGGCGATTCACCGACGGCATCTGCACCAAGCATGGTGGCATCGCGGAGACGCCCAGCAAGGGCCGCCCCGCAGCAAAGGGCGTCGTCCCCCTTCCGGGGGGAAGCCGCGGAGCGGCTCAGGGGGTAGTCCATCACGCCAGGAGCTCCTCGTTTTGATAGAAGCAGGTGTGCTCACCGAGCACCTGCAGCCACACCGCATCCCCCGCCGACGGGAGCCGCGTTTCAGGGCTGAACCGCGCCTTGAGCGTGTGCTCACCCACCTTGGCGGTCAGCATGAGGTAGGTGCCGATGTCCTGCACCTGCGCCACCGTGCAAGGCAGTGCACCTGCCTGTTCGGGCTGCGCCAGCGCCAGGTATTCGGGCCGTATGCCCACCTGGAGCGCTCCGCCAGGCAAGCTCCGCCCAGCCGGTTGCGCCAGCCGCTGCCCCGCCACCGACAGGGTGGCTCCCTCAGACTGTGCCGGCAGGAAGTTCATACCCGGGGATCCGATGAAGTGGCCCACAAACACGTGCGCAGGCCGCTCGAACAGCGCATCGGCCGAACCTACCTGCACAGCGCGACCGCGCGTCATCACCACCACCTGGTCGGCAAAGGTCAGGGCCTCCACCTGGTCGTGCGTCACATAAATCAGCGTGAGCTTGAGCTCGTGGTGGATCTGCTTGAGCTTGCGCCGCAGTTGCCACTTGAGGTGCGGGTCGATCACCGTGAGCGGCTCGTCGAACAGCACGGCCGCCACGTCGGAACGCACTAGGCCCCGGCCCAGCGATATCTTCTGCTTCTGGTCGGCCGACAGGCCCGCCGCACGCAGATTGAGCTGGTGGCTCATCTCCAGCATCTCGGCAATCACGCCCACGCGTTCCTTGATCTGCGCTTCGGGCACCTTGCGGTTCTTCAGCGGGAACGCCAGGTTCTCGGCCACCGTCATGGTGTCGTAGATCACGGGGAACTGAAACACCTGCGCAATGTTGCGCTCCTGCGGGCTGGCACGCGTCACGTCGCGGCCATCGAACAGCACCTTGCCGTGCGACGGCACCAGCAGGCCCGACATGATGTTGAGCATGGTCGTCTTGCCGCAGCCCGAGGGCCCGAGCAGCGCATAGGCGCCGCCATCCTCGAACTCCATCTTCAGGGGCAGCAGCGCGTAGTCGCTGTCCTGCTGCGGGTTGGGCTTGTACGAATGCGCCAGGTCCAGACTGATGCGGGCCATGTCAGCGCCCTCCTTGTGCAGTGACGGGCCGCGCGGGCGCCCAGGCCAGTCGGCCATCCGCGCCAAACACATAGGCCTGCGCCGGGTCCAGGTGCAGCGTGATGGGCGTGCCCAGTTCAAAGTAGTGCACGCCGGTCAGCTGCGCCACCAGGTCGCCCCAGGGCGTGGCCGCGTGCACAAAGGTGTCGGAGCCCGAAATTTCGGCCAGCTCTACCACTCCAGCCACGCTGATGTCGCCCGGGCGGGCCGCCACGCGCAACGCACTGGCGCGCACACCCACCGTGAGCCCGGCCGCAGTGGCCACACCTTGCGGCAGATGCAGGGCCAGCTCCGCACCACCCTCCAGGCGCACGCCGCCCGGGGCGGCAGACGCGGCGATGAGGTTCATCGGCGGGTCGCTGAAAGCCCGCGCCACGCGCAGTGAATTGGGCGCATGGAACACCTCGGCCGTGGGGCCGTATTGCAGCAACTGGCCTTCGTCGAGCACAGCGGTGTAGCCGCCCAGCAGCAGGGCCTCGCCCGGCTCGGTGGTGGCATACACCACGGTGGAGTGGCCCGCAGCAAACAGCTGGGTCAGCTCTTCGCGCAGTTCTTCGCGCAGCTTGTAGTCCAGATTCACCAGGGGTTCGTCCAGCAGCATCAGCGGCGCACCCTTGGCCAGGGCGCGGGCCAGCGCCACGCGCTGCTGCTGCCCGCCAGAGAGTTCCGCCGGATAGCGGTCCAGAAACATGTCGATGTGCAAACGGCTGGCAATCTCGCGCACCCGGGCGTCGATGTTCTTTTCGCCGCGCAGCTTCAGGGGCGACGCGATGTTGGCAGCCACCTTCATCGATGGGTAGTTGATGAACTGCTGGTACACCATGGCCACATTGCGCTCGCGCACAGGCATGCCGGTCACATCCACGCCATCGACCTTGACGGTGCCCGACGTGGGCGCATCCAGCCCGGCCATGATGCGCATCAGGCTGGTCTTGCCCGC from Acidovorax sp. FHTAMBA carries:
- a CDS encoding ABC transporter ATP-binding protein; the protein is MARISLDLAHSYKPNPQQDSDYALLPLKMEFEDGGAYALLGPSGCGKTTMLNIMSGLLVPSHGKVLFDGRDVTRASPQERNIAQVFQFPVIYDTMTVAENLAFPLKNRKVPEAQIKERVGVIAEMLEMSHQLNLRAAGLSADQKQKISLGRGLVRSDVAAVLFDEPLTVIDPHLKWQLRRKLKQIHHELKLTLIYVTHDQVEALTFADQVVVMTRGRAVQVGSADALFERPAHVFVGHFIGSPGMNFLPAQSEGATLSVAGQRLAQPAGRSLPGGALQVGIRPEYLALAQPEQAGALPCTVAQVQDIGTYLMLTAKVGEHTLKARFSPETRLPSAGDAVWLQVLGEHTCFYQNEELLA
- a CDS encoding ABC transporter ATP-binding protein, producing the protein MQLALDSISKRVGAQTWLYDMSLALQGGAVTVLLGATQAGKTSLMRIMAGLDAPTSGTVKVDGVDVTGMPVRERNVAMVYQQFINYPSMKVAANIASPLKLRGEKNIDARVREIASRLHIDMFLDRYPAELSGGQQQRVALARALAKGAPLMLLDEPLVNLDYKLREELREELTQLFAAGHSTVVYATTEPGEALLLGGYTAVLDEGQLLQYGPTAEVFHAPNSLRVARAFSDPPMNLIAASAAPGGVRLEGGAELALHLPQGVATAAGLTVGVRASALRVAARPGDISVAGVVELAEISGSDTFVHAATPWGDLVAQLTGVHYFELGTPITLHLDPAQAYVFGADGRLAWAPARPVTAQGGR